From the Corticium candelabrum chromosome 2, ooCorCand1.1, whole genome shotgun sequence genome, one window contains:
- the LOC134176414 gene encoding G2/M phase-specific E3 ubiquitin-protein ligase-like, with protein sequence MGGMFKFAGNMIAASIVQGGPGFPMFSSAFYAYLQTQDLDDVYALATPDDIPDSAVAHSAKQIGRQDISNEEFETHVTVLQDSVIAAGYPYRLTKENHGEAVRSLLVHEIILSRRSEIDQVIAGLGPEICTMVKEHGKVMSSLFTNEGQVPLVASEFLKLVTYENTLPQHLKDYFQRYVLEADEKHLRLLLQFVSGVSAVPPMGFQMPDSITVSKYNKKLSNKTLFELKFLLPFDA encoded by the exons ATGGGAGGAATGTTCAAGTTTGCTGGCAATATGATTGCAGCGTCTATTGTTCAAGGAGGACCGGGCTTTCCGATGTTCTCGAGTGCGTTTTATGCATATTTACAAACTCAAGACCTAGATGATGTGTATGCTCTTGCAACGCCTGATGACATTCCAGACTCAGCTGTTGCTCACTCTGCTAAGCAG ATTGGAAGACAAGACATTTCAAATGAAGAATTTGAAACTCATGTAACGGTGTTACAAGATTCTGTTATTGCAGCTGGCTATCCTTACCGACTTACTAAAGAAAATCATGGAGAAGCTGTTCGCAGCCTGCTTGTGCATGAGATAATTTTGAGCAGACGTTCAGAAATCGATCAAGTCATAGCAGGACTCGGACCTGAAATCTGCACGATGGTAAAGGAGCATGGGAAAGTAATGTCAAGCCTATTTACAAACGAAGGTCAAGTGCCACTCGTAGCTTCTGAATTTCTTAAGCTTGTGACGTATGAAAATACGTTACCTCAACATTTGAAGGATTACTTTCAGCGGTACGTCTTAGAAGCAG ATGAGAAACATCTTCgtttgctgctgcagtttgtcAGCGGAGTGTCAGCAGTCCCTCCGATGGGATTCCAGATGCCGGATAGCATCACAGTTTCAA AATACAATAAGAAATTGTCTAACAAGACCCTTTTTGAATTAAAGTTTCTGTTACCTTTCGATGCTTGA
- the LOC134176216 gene encoding uncharacterized protein LOC134176216 isoform X2: protein MDAFFGQVRLFLRRLDQWLTTADEPEAMVQGDADDLLLLGETIHHHLVGMVEGGENGLTPLGLYIGSLVEAFSAITSSFGHTVDMRAFTAGAIATGSRGRPRLDIGQEQLIFLVDHGFSVSSIAELLGVCRSTVNRRMREWDLSVARRYADINDAELDRTLLEIKRGFPDAGYSMMDGLLRSRGIIIQRHRIRLSVARVDPIGVAERWATSIPRRVYRVSGPNALWHVDGNHKLIRWHFVIHGGVDGYSRIPVFCKCSTNNRATTVLESFLEAVRQFGLPSRNTEDQDEAV, encoded by the exons ATGGATGCTTTCTTCGGTCAGGTGCGTTTGTTTCTGCGTAGACTTGACCAGTGGCTGACAACTGCTGATGAACCAGAGGCAATGGTGCAAGGGGATGCTGATGATCTTCTTCTCCTTGGTGAAACCATTCATCATCATCTTGTTGGAATGGTGGAAGGCGGAGAGAATGGACTGACTCCATTAGGCCTATATATTGGAAGCCTCGTAGAAGCGTTTTCCGCGATAACCAGTTCGTTTGGACACACAGTGGATATGCGAGCGTTCACAGCTGGTGCCATTGCAACAGGGAGCAGGGGTAGACCACGACTGGACATCGGGCAGGAACAGCTGATATTTCTAGTTGATCATGGCTTTTCTGTTTCATCGATAGCTGAGCTACTTGGAGTGTGCAGGAGTACTGTCAACAGGCGAATGCGTGAATGGGATCTATCGGTAGCTCGAAGGTACGCAGATATAAACGATGCCGAGCTGGACAGAACCTTGCTAGAGATCAAACGGGGATTTCCGGACGCTGGATACAGTATGATGGATGGACTGCTGCGATCAAGAGGTATTATCATCCAGCGACATAGGATACGCCTGTCGGTAGCTAGAGTTGACCCGATTGGAGTTGCTGAACGATGGGCTACTTCAATTCCTAGGAGAGTTTACCGTGTCAGTGGACCTAATGCGTTGTGGCATGTAGACGGAAACCACAAGCTGATACG ATGGCATTTTGTCATCCATGGTGGAGTAGACGGATATAGTCGAATACCCGTGTTTTGTAAATGCTCTACTAACAACCGTGCGACAACAGTGTTGGAGTCATTTCTAGAAGCTGTTCGACAGTTTGGGTTGCCATCAAGG AACACAGAGGACCAGGACGAGGCAGTATGA
- the LOC134176216 gene encoding uncharacterized protein LOC134176216 isoform X1 has translation MDAFFGQVRLFLRRLDQWLTTADEPEAMVQGDADDLLLLGETIHHHLVGMVEGGENGLTPLGLYIGSLVEAFSAITSSFGHTVDMRAFTAGAIATGSRGRPRLDIGQEQLIFLVDHGFSVSSIAELLGVCRSTVNRRMREWDLSVARRYADINDAELDRTLLEIKRGFPDAGYSMMDGLLRSRGIIIQRHRIRLSVARVDPIGVAERWATSIPRRVYRVSGPNALWHVDGNHKLIRWHFVIHGGVDGYSRIPVFCKCSTNNRATTVLESFLEAVRQFGLPSRVRSDKGMENVEISRFMLEHRGPGRGSMITGRSVHNQRIERFWRDLFQGCTFLFYFLFQNLEECFLLDVTNGKD, from the exons ATGGATGCTTTCTTCGGTCAGGTGCGTTTGTTTCTGCGTAGACTTGACCAGTGGCTGACAACTGCTGATGAACCAGAGGCAATGGTGCAAGGGGATGCTGATGATCTTCTTCTCCTTGGTGAAACCATTCATCATCATCTTGTTGGAATGGTGGAAGGCGGAGAGAATGGACTGACTCCATTAGGCCTATATATTGGAAGCCTCGTAGAAGCGTTTTCCGCGATAACCAGTTCGTTTGGACACACAGTGGATATGCGAGCGTTCACAGCTGGTGCCATTGCAACAGGGAGCAGGGGTAGACCACGACTGGACATCGGGCAGGAACAGCTGATATTTCTAGTTGATCATGGCTTTTCTGTTTCATCGATAGCTGAGCTACTTGGAGTGTGCAGGAGTACTGTCAACAGGCGAATGCGTGAATGGGATCTATCGGTAGCTCGAAGGTACGCAGATATAAACGATGCCGAGCTGGACAGAACCTTGCTAGAGATCAAACGGGGATTTCCGGACGCTGGATACAGTATGATGGATGGACTGCTGCGATCAAGAGGTATTATCATCCAGCGACATAGGATACGCCTGTCGGTAGCTAGAGTTGACCCGATTGGAGTTGCTGAACGATGGGCTACTTCAATTCCTAGGAGAGTTTACCGTGTCAGTGGACCTAATGCGTTGTGGCATGTAGACGGAAACCACAAGCTGATACG ATGGCATTTTGTCATCCATGGTGGAGTAGACGGATATAGTCGAATACCCGTGTTTTGTAAATGCTCTACTAACAACCGTGCGACAACAGTGTTGGAGTCATTTCTAGAAGCTGTTCGACAGTTTGGGTTGCCATCAAGGGTAAGGTCAGACAAAGGAATGGAAAATGTAGAAATATCAAGGTTTATGTTAGAACACAGAGGACCAGGACGAGGCAGTATGATAACAGGACGGAGTGTGCATAACCAACGGATTGAGCGTTTCTGGAGAGACCTTTTCCAAGGATGTACCTTTCTTTTCTACTTTCTGTTCCAGAACTTAGAAGAGTGTTTTCTCCTTGATGTAACAAATGGCAAAGATTAA